From Nicotiana tabacum cultivar K326 chromosome 15, ASM71507v2, whole genome shotgun sequence, the proteins below share one genomic window:
- the LOC142169537 gene encoding uncharacterized protein LOC142169537, with translation MAEYKAWILVIRMAIDMNIKELLVIGDSDLLIQKEFTDALATLSSMIQHPNKNYIDPIEVEIKDQDAYYIHVNEEPYRKPWEVLYRRTPDLGLLRCVDAAEATRLLEEIHAATCGPHMKGFTWILLDDYGKRQHPLYAQVSPVPYPQRLHLGSAK, from the exons atggctgaatacaaGGCATGGATCCTTGTAATCAgaatggcaatcgacatgaacatCAAGGAACTTTTGGTCATAGGAGATTCCGATTTGCT AATTCAGAAGGAGTTCACAGATGCCCTTGCAACCTtatcatctatgattcagcatccaAACAAGAACTACATCGACCCCATCGAGGTAGAAATCAAGGATCAGGATGCCTATTACATCCATGTGAATGAAGAACCATATAGAAAACCTTG GGAAGTCTTGTATAGGAGGACCCCAGACTTAGGTTTGCTGAGATGTGTAGACGCCGCCGAAGCAACCAGACTATTGGAAGAAATACATGCAGCGACATGCGGGCCTCATATGAAAGGGTTCAcgtggatacttttggatgactatggaaagcgACAACATCCTCTATATGCACAAGTGTCACCAGTGCCATATCCACAGAGACTTCATTTGGGTTCCGCCAAATGA